One part of the Sphingobium yanoikuyae genome encodes these proteins:
- a CDS encoding DUF1656 domain-containing protein, whose amino-acid sequence MTGELSIDGVFFPTLLALALAALILTYGLTRLIAAFGLYRFLAYRALVDLSLFVLTLGGLSILVPMLGIRL is encoded by the coding sequence ATGACCGGCGAATTGTCCATCGACGGGGTCTTCTTCCCCACGCTGCTGGCGCTGGCGCTGGCCGCGCTCATCCTCACCTATGGCCTCACCCGCCTGATTGCGGCGTTCGGCCTCTACCGCTTTCTTGCCTATCGGGCCCTCGTCGACCTCAGCCTGTTCGTGCTGACGCTCGGGGGCCTGTCCATTCTCGTTCCGATGCTGGGAATCCGCCTATGA
- a CDS encoding efflux RND transporter periplasmic adaptor subunit, translating into MNRLTGTLIRSAATIIIVILAVIVAVWMWNHYERSPWTRDGRVRADVVRVTPDIGGLVTSVAVRDNQQVKAGDLLFVIDTPRYALALEQAEAQIASAQATLGQARREATRDLALGDLVAKESHEQNVARVATAQAALAEARSARDAAALNLKRTQVRASVNGVVTNLDLHPGDYLGAGTQAMALIDSDSLRVEGYFEETKLPLVCIGAPVTVRLMGEKQDLHGKVESIAYGINDSTRSDSGNLLPTVEPTFSWVRLAQRIPVRVKLTNVPANITLISGRTATVTVEPAKKDAKPESCRHA; encoded by the coding sequence ATGAACCGCCTGACCGGGACGCTGATCCGCAGCGCCGCCACCATCATCATCGTCATCCTCGCCGTCATCGTCGCCGTGTGGATGTGGAACCATTATGAGCGCAGCCCCTGGACCCGCGACGGCCGCGTGCGCGCCGACGTGGTGCGCGTGACCCCCGATATTGGCGGCCTCGTCACCTCGGTCGCGGTGCGCGACAATCAGCAGGTGAAGGCGGGCGACCTGCTCTTCGTCATCGACACGCCGCGTTATGCGCTGGCGCTGGAACAGGCGGAGGCGCAGATCGCCAGCGCCCAGGCGACGCTCGGCCAGGCCCGGCGGGAGGCGACCCGCGATCTGGCGCTGGGCGACCTCGTCGCCAAGGAAAGCCATGAACAGAATGTCGCCCGCGTCGCCACGGCGCAGGCCGCGCTGGCCGAGGCGCGGAGTGCGCGCGACGCCGCCGCCTTGAACCTCAAGCGCACCCAGGTCCGCGCCTCGGTCAACGGCGTCGTCACCAATCTCGATCTCCATCCCGGCGACTATCTTGGCGCCGGCACCCAGGCGATGGCGTTGATCGACAGCGACAGCCTGCGGGTCGAGGGCTATTTCGAGGAAACCAAGCTGCCTTTGGTCTGCATCGGCGCGCCGGTCACCGTCCGCCTGATGGGCGAGAAGCAGGATCTGCACGGCAAGGTCGAAAGCATCGCCTATGGCATCAATGACTCGACCCGCAGCGACTCCGGCAATCTCCTGCCCACGGTGGAGCCGACCTTCTCCTGGGTTCGCCTCGCCCAGCGCATCCCGGTCCGGGTGAAGCTCACCAATGTCCCGGCCAATATCACGCTGATCTCGGGCCGCACCGCCACGGTGACGGTCGAACCGGCGAAGAAGGATGCCAAGCCGGAAAGCTGCCGCCATGCGTAA
- a CDS encoding efflux transporter outer membrane subunit: MRKGITTSLLALALSACATAGPDYHPPEHSAATAPGAQGAFQSAQGAGFSNADLPDHWWKLYNDPRLDALIAEALTANTDLRVADANLTAAQAVLRETEAGRQISTTISGGETLARPSGVTQHLPGSISYDFGLSASYPLDLNGRIRRAIESSGANVEAVTAARDYVRVSVAAATAKAYAQVCAANYALGVNRRVVSLQRDTLNATQRLFRGGRGTAFDVSRAQAAVDQSEATLPVYEAQRQSGLYLLATLLGRPPADYPRDVEGCATLPSLGAPLPVGDGTALIRRRPDIRQAERMIASDTATLGVAMADLYPQVSIGGSVGLSGPLKDFGSGSAFGFSLGPLISWTFPNRPVVRARIAQADAQVQADLASFDGSVLEALRQTETALETYRRDAEKAAALDRARDSANVSAGQANKLFRFGRSDFLDLLDTQRSLASAESSAAAARVQLVQDQIAIFLALGGGWTSNDAGDQSAGNAQQ, translated from the coding sequence ATGCGTAAGGGTATCACCACATCCTTGCTGGCACTGGCGCTCAGCGCCTGCGCCACCGCCGGGCCGGACTATCATCCGCCCGAACATTCGGCCGCGACCGCGCCGGGCGCGCAGGGCGCCTTCCAGTCGGCGCAGGGCGCGGGCTTCAGCAATGCCGACCTGCCCGACCATTGGTGGAAACTCTATAACGACCCCCGGCTCGACGCGCTGATCGCCGAAGCGCTGACCGCCAATACCGACCTGCGCGTCGCCGACGCCAATCTGACGGCGGCGCAGGCGGTGCTGCGCGAGACGGAGGCCGGGCGCCAGATCAGCACCACGATCAGCGGCGGCGAAACACTGGCGCGGCCTTCGGGCGTGACCCAGCATCTGCCCGGCTCGATCAGCTATGATTTCGGCCTCAGCGCCTCCTATCCGCTCGACCTCAACGGCCGCATCCGCCGCGCGATCGAATCGAGCGGCGCCAATGTCGAGGCGGTGACCGCCGCGCGCGACTATGTCCGCGTCAGCGTCGCCGCCGCCACGGCCAAGGCCTATGCCCAGGTTTGCGCCGCCAATTATGCGCTCGGCGTCAATCGCCGGGTGGTCTCGCTCCAGCGTGATACGCTCAACGCCACCCAGCGCCTGTTCAGGGGCGGTCGCGGCACCGCCTTCGACGTCAGTCGCGCCCAGGCGGCCGTGGACCAGAGCGAGGCGACGCTGCCCGTCTATGAAGCACAGCGCCAGAGCGGCCTCTATCTGCTCGCCACCCTGCTCGGCCGTCCGCCGGCCGATTACCCCAGGGATGTGGAGGGCTGCGCCACCCTGCCGTCGCTCGGCGCGCCGCTGCCGGTGGGCGATGGCACCGCACTGATCCGCCGTCGCCCCGACATCCGCCAGGCCGAACGCATGATCGCCTCCGACACGGCGACCCTGGGCGTCGCCATGGCCGATCTCTATCCGCAGGTCAGCATCGGCGGCTCGGTCGGCCTGTCCGGCCCGCTCAAGGATTTCGGCTCCGGCTCCGCCTTCGGTTTCAGCCTCGGCCCGCTCATCAGCTGGACCTTCCCCAATCGCCCGGTGGTTCGCGCCCGTATCGCGCAGGCCGATGCCCAGGTGCAGGCCGATCTTGCCAGCTTCGACGGCAGCGTGCTCGAAGCGCTGCGCCAGACCGAAACCGCGCTCGAAACCTATCGCCGCGACGCGGAAAAGGCCGCCGCGCTCGATCGCGCCCGCGACAGCGCCAATGTCTCGGCGGGGCAGGCGAACAAGCTGTTCCGCTTTGGCCGCAGCGATTTCCTCGACCTGCTCGATACCCAGCGCAGCCTCGCCAGCGCCGAATCCTCGGCCGCGGCCGCCCGTGTCCAGCTGGTGCAGGACCAGATCGCCATCTTCCTGGCGCTGGGCGGCGGCTGGACCTCAAACGATGCCGGCGACCAGAGCGCGGGGAACGCGCAGCAATGA
- a CDS encoding glycoside hydrolase family 43 protein, whose product MRRRDFTLGLGALALAGCATRSAARADDLLVFAYFTTGKGEADGLKLAVSEDGFAFRTLAGGRSLLVPQVGEKKLMRDPYLFADKGVYHLLWTTAWEGVTIGHATSRDLVHWSPQRAIPVMQDVPGTRNCWAPEAVRDPATGRHILFWSSTVTGRFTETAGTSESGYNHRLWSVSTADFETFSAPAPLYDPGFSVIDGTFAQGPSGGLYLIVKDETVQPPHKWLQVAKAESPTGPFGPLSPPFSPGWVEGPMSAQVGDALLCYYDVYKEGRWGAAMTRDMVTWTDVSARLTMPAGARHGSLLRVPRALVAGIV is encoded by the coding sequence ATGAGACGGCGCGACTTCACGCTGGGACTGGGCGCATTGGCGCTGGCAGGGTGCGCGACCCGGTCGGCAGCGCGCGCCGATGACCTGCTGGTCTTTGCCTATTTCACCACCGGCAAGGGCGAGGCCGACGGCCTCAAACTGGCGGTGAGCGAGGATGGCTTTGCCTTTCGCACGCTGGCGGGCGGGCGCAGCCTGCTGGTGCCGCAGGTGGGCGAGAAGAAGCTGATGCGCGACCCCTATCTGTTCGCGGACAAGGGCGTCTATCATCTGCTGTGGACCACGGCCTGGGAAGGGGTGACGATCGGCCATGCGACCAGCCGCGATCTGGTCCACTGGTCGCCGCAGCGCGCCATTCCGGTGATGCAGGACGTGCCCGGCACCCGCAATTGCTGGGCGCCCGAGGCGGTGCGCGATCCGGCGACCGGGCGGCATATCCTGTTCTGGTCGAGCACCGTGACCGGCCGCTTCACCGAGACGGCGGGGACATCGGAATCGGGCTATAATCATCGGCTCTGGTCGGTCAGCACGGCCGATTTCGAGACGTTCAGCGCGCCCGCGCCGCTTTATGATCCCGGCTTCAGCGTGATCGACGGGACATTCGCGCAGGGCCCAAGCGGCGGCCTATACCTGATCGTCAAGGACGAGACGGTGCAGCCGCCGCACAAATGGCTGCAGGTGGCGAAGGCGGAGAGCCCGACCGGGCCGTTCGGCCCCTTGTCGCCGCCCTTCTCCCCCGGCTGGGTCGAGGGGCCGATGAGCGCGCAGGTCGGCGATGCGCTGCTCTGCTATTATGACGTCTACAAGGAAGGTCGCTGGGGCGCGGCGATGACGCGCGACATGGTGACGTGGACCGACGTCAGCGCGCGCCTGACCATGCCGGCCGGTGCGCGCCACGGTTCATTGCTGCGCGTTCCCCGCGCTCTGGTCGCCGGCATCGTTTGA
- a CDS encoding glycosyl hydrolase 53 family protein — translation MTRFTRRGTFGLATLPLLARPALAKAGKNGARPGPYLIGADISWVPEDEAAGARYFVDGEQKDPILILRDAGFNAIRLRIFVDPAKGYSRREPDKGWAGLAQTVKLGKRVRDAGMGLVLSFHYSDTWADPEHQAVPAAWAGHDLPALAKAVEAHTHDTLVAMRAGGAPVDMAVIGNETTFGMLWPHGRVKLSTSTGNPVTDANHARVGEVGGFDGFAALLRAGIAGARRAEPDVAIQVHNHLGRHWPIVREWTDALIARQVDFDVVGFSCYQQRAQGDWATTFSEYVKRYPDKGLLVAEYSSRKRYINDLVHALPGKHGWGSFIWEPIRHQEAIFDQDGHNAGEGAKPDLISQGLNGAEAPGGLASQKPAVPKPEPTGPMGHGGDYVANKLLDLYPQMAKDYR, via the coding sequence ATGACCCGGTTCACGCGCCGCGGCACATTCGGCCTTGCCACCCTGCCCCTGCTGGCCCGGCCGGCGCTGGCCAAGGCGGGGAAGAATGGTGCGCGGCCCGGCCCCTATCTGATCGGCGCTGACATTAGCTGGGTGCCCGAGGATGAGGCGGCGGGGGCGCGCTATTTCGTGGATGGCGAACAGAAGGACCCGATCCTGATCCTGCGCGATGCCGGCTTCAACGCGATCCGGCTGCGCATCTTCGTCGATCCGGCCAAGGGCTATTCCAGGCGGGAGCCGGACAAGGGCTGGGCCGGTCTGGCCCAGACGGTGAAGCTGGGCAAGCGCGTGCGCGACGCCGGCATGGGGCTGGTGCTGAGTTTCCATTATAGCGACACCTGGGCCGACCCGGAGCATCAGGCGGTGCCCGCGGCCTGGGCCGGCCATGACCTGCCGGCGCTGGCCAAGGCGGTCGAGGCACATACGCACGACACGCTGGTGGCGATGCGGGCGGGCGGCGCGCCGGTCGACATGGCGGTGATCGGCAATGAGACGACCTTCGGCATGTTGTGGCCCCATGGCCGGGTGAAGCTGTCGACGTCGACCGGCAATCCGGTGACCGACGCCAATCATGCCAGGGTCGGCGAGGTTGGCGGGTTCGACGGCTTTGCCGCGTTGCTGCGCGCGGGGATCGCCGGTGCGCGCCGGGCCGAGCCGGACGTTGCGATCCAGGTGCATAATCATCTGGGCCGGCACTGGCCGATCGTGCGCGAATGGACCGATGCGCTGATCGCGCGGCAGGTGGATTTCGATGTGGTCGGCTTTTCCTGCTACCAGCAGCGGGCGCAGGGCGACTGGGCCACGACCTTCAGCGAATATGTGAAGCGCTATCCCGACAAGGGGCTGCTGGTCGCCGAATATTCGAGCCGCAAGCGCTATATCAATGATCTGGTCCATGCCCTGCCCGGCAAGCATGGCTGGGGCAGCTTCATCTGGGAGCCGATCCGGCACCAGGAAGCGATTTTCGACCAGGATGGGCATAATGCCGGCGAAGGGGCCAAGCCCGACCTGATCAGCCAGGGTCTGAACGGGGCGGAGGCGCCAGGCGGGCTGGCATCGCAGAAGCCGGCCGTGCCGAAACCCGAACCGACCGGGCCGATGGGCCATGGCGGCGACTATGTCGCCAACAAGCTGCTCGACCTCTACCCGCAAATGGCCAAGGATTATCGCTGA